The segment AATGACTACATGTATTTTTAAAGTGTTTTTTTCTATTACAATATGTCTTCTGTATTTTCCTATAATTATTTGTCTTACAGGATTGTGTTTTTATTTAAAAGGATTATGTTCTTAACTTTATAAATAATATCGTTACATCCCAAAACCCAATTTACTACAAAAGCAATCAAGAATTGGTTTCTTTTCTTATTACACAAGATTCATTTTCTATTGCTTAACATATGACATTCAATTACAAAATAGTTTATTTAAAAAAGAAACCCACATCGTTGATAGGTGGGTAAAAAAATGCTACGTAAAAGTCTACGATTGACTTTAAATGAGTTAAATATACGAATAGTAAACTAATTCTATTTTGTCTTCGAAAACGATTAAATACGCTAATTAATTTCATCATTGAATTACAATTTAAGCACTTCTAATAAAGTTAATTTTATTTAAATCTCTTTTAATCAAAGAAATAGTCAATTTATAAAAAGTAGAGAATAAAATATTACCCACACAAATACCGACATACGAAGTTTTTAAAACGAGAAAATAAACTGATAATCATATGATTAAGATTTTATTTTATTAGACTAAGACGTGTCAACTCTTCTTTGTTAAAATATAGATTAATAATTGCCATTTCTGATAAACTTGCAGACACATCTGTTGGACTTTATAAAAGAACATTAAATTATGTTAGATAAAATAGTTTGGTTAGATGTTGAAGTAGTGAGTTAATTTACGGCCATTAAAATTATCACCAAAACAAGCTGCAGTGCTAACGAATTTAATCTCACTGCAAAATGTATTACCGTTAAATTAATATAACTAACAACACTTAAATATTAAAATTATGCATCAAACCACAAAACACCCCATCATTGCAAACTCCCAAAATTGTTTTATAGAAAACGTCTATTATAGTGAAGAGAAAAGTGTATTTCTTGTGGATTAGAAAAATGACACATTCACTACAGATTTTGTTTTAGTTTTTAGAACTACTGATAAAGACAAGTTTACAGATTTAAAGAAACCCTATTTCTTATAGTTTTAATTAACAGAAAGTACAACAAAGGTTTCTTTAGTTATTGTAAAAGATTTTTACACTGAGTTTAATTATAAAAAAGCACTTGCATATTATGAAACATCACAAAGCGTTGCGAGAACTTAAAAAAACATTGAACAAATAAAGTTTACAATTAAAACATATAAAAAAGTTATTATTTCTTTTGAAAATGAAATAAAATATTTAGAAAGTGCAATGCTGGTTTTAATAGAGGATCAGAAAATTAAACCAGTTGAAAATCCACCAAAACCATAAATTTCAAAAATTAAGCTAATAGGAATTAGCATCATTTATACCGAATATGTTAAAACACTGAAATGACCTTACAAAAATTAAAGGCACTGGTTGATGATTCTTTTTTTTTAGGATGGATAAATTGAAATTGGTAAAAGCTTTTCTAATTCTCATTCCTATAAAATTACAACTACACCACCTAATGATGCTTATAAGAAGCCTAGTAAATATGCTATTAGCAATGTATGGAAAAAAACCTGCGTAAACACTATTTATGTAGGCACAGTATGGATTAAGATTGCACCTACACAATGGTTAACGTTTGATTATTCTATTAACTAAAACTAGACACAATGGCTAAAAAATAAAGAACTGGTTTAGACTATTACAATATAGACACAACTATATTTTTGAATAGGAAAATTAAACGTTTGATAAAAAACTTTAGCGGTAACGGATTCTTAATTTACTCATTCATTTTAACAGAAATTTACAGAGATAAAGGCTACTTTTTAGAGTGGGATAATGACGCTGATTTTGATATTTTTGAGGCCTTAAATATATCTGAAAACTTAGTAAATGAGGTAGTGAATTATAGTTGTTTAATTGGTCTTTTTAACCAAGAATTATGGGAAGAAAAAAACATAATTACTACTAAAAACATACAAGAATTTTGGGCAAAAGTGGCAAAAATCGTAAAAAGAAAAAATCAAGCGGTAATTTCTGACTTTTTAGTAAAAACGTAATATGAACCACTCAAAGCGGAATTTAAACCACTCAAAGCGGAATTTAAAACAGTAGCAGCGGAATTTGAGAAACAAAGTAAAGTAAAGTAAAGTAAAGTAAAGTAAAGTAAAGTAAAGTACCTTACTGAGAGAGATGCACTCACTTTTTTAAAAACCTTTAATTTTGATTTTAATTTATTCGAAATGCAGAATAAAAAAAATGTAAAAAAAACGGAAAATTATATACTTTGAAATTGCATCTGCTTTTCAGTAATTATTTATAAAAAATTTAAAAGAAAAATTTGCGCCTTTTAAAACACAAGAAAATGCAAAATATAAAAATTATGTAACACCAATTCGGTTGATAATGCAAAATGAAAATATTACCCAAAATCAAATTACAAAAGTGTTTAATTATCAGAATTCAAGCAAATGCGAAAATGCTAGTTTTTCTTGGAAAACAAATATTCTTTCAACTTCAAAATTAAGAGAAAAATTTACCCAACTTTTATTAAAATCACAGTCAAAAAATGGAAATTCAACCCAAGAAATAAAAACTAACGCAGAAATCGCAAGAGATGTTTAAGTCAGATACAGCAAAATACTTTGTTTTTAAGTAGAAGTATTGTAAATGGAAACACCAATATAGCCATGTTAGAAGGAGGATTAACCCTGCAAAATACTTTTTCTAAATGCACCATGAGATCTGTTTTTAAAGGCGAATTAGGTCAAGTTAGGTTAGGTTCCCTGTAGTCAAAATTTTAATTGTAAGATACATGAACTCTTTTGGGTTTAGTATAATAATAACTAAGGATTGGTTTTAAGTATCTTTAATTGATACTTTGGGTTGTTTTTAACACTGTATACATCGGTGTGTTGTATTGTTTCTTAAAACGGTTAAAAAGAGGTAGGTTTAAATAAGCAAGCATGGGTAGGTGAATCAAATTTAATTCTTGGTAAATGGTATCCAATACACCCAACTAAAAAACCTGAATTAAGAGAGAAAAATCACAATGATTTTAAAGAAAACTCTAAAACTAAAAATAATATATCCATGGAAGATTTAGAAATTTTTTACAGAAAAATCATAAAAGATACAATAAATACATGGAACAAAAACGAGGAGTTAAAAAATCATGTGACTATGCTAAAATTAAAAAGAAGAACGATTAAATGAATTTAGAAAATGAAATAAAACAACTAGAAAACAGGTGTTTATTTGCACACAAATCTAAAAGATACTTTAAAATAAATAGCGGTCGCTGGAAAGCGAGATAAAAAATGAAAAATCAAAACTTGAACACGAAAAAGCATTCGGTTTTGGATCCTAAAATAAACATTAGAAACCCTAAAAATTAAATGATAATCACCAATATAAAACAAGAGAAAGCTGCTTTGATTATAGTTGGCAATAGAAAGCTGTGAAACCTTTTATTTCTGTGTTCTTTTACAATTTGTAAACATAATGAAAGGGATGAAGAGAAATTTACGAGCGAATTGTAAACAAGGGTAAGAGCAAGAAATTAGCATTGATAGTAGTTTCTAATAAACTATTAAAACAGGTTTTTGCTATCGCCAAATCAGGGCACCCTTATGATTCAACTTTTGTATCGGTATTTGTGGTTAAATAGTAAATAAAATCTAAAAAAAAATTAACAAAAAAAGCTTAATTATAAAATTAAGTCTAGAATAATAGTGTACAAAATTAATGAAGAAAAGCGTTGTTTTTTAGCTCAGTTCTTTGTTGGTAGTAGTATTTATTTATAGTTTATTTTTCCTCCTTTAAATGTCAATCCAATTAAATTCAATCCAAAATTTTCTAAGACATAATTTTGTAGTTGATTTCGGCTTTGTGTTTTTATAACTATTGGTCTTGTTTCTCTATGGCTTTCGGTTATTGGAAAGTATAAAAAAGCAACATTTCCATATTCAAAAAACAGGCATACTGCAGGTCTCTGAACTTGATCAGAGATTAAATTTGATACTATAAAAGCTCCATCTTCATTTGTTTCATTTCCAATTTGTGTCCATTCGTTTGCTGATATTGTTATTGGTTTTAAACTTCCTGCAAATGAAATTGAATCTTCATAAATAAAAGAAGAATATTTCTCTGTAAAATGGCATCCAATTACAAAGTCTCCAATGGTAGGGATTTTAGTGTTTTCTAACATTTGTTGAAAAGCCCTACTAGTTTTTTCCATTAAATCACTAATGTCAGACTCGACAAAAAAACTTTGAAATTCCGAGAATGCATTTTGGTTTCCAATCCAGAATGAATTTCCTTCTTCACATTTTTTCTGGTCTATTTTGAATAATCTTGGATTAAAATCTTTATCAACTAGAGCAAGGATAAATTCAGAATCATCATTTTTTCTAATTAATTCTTCTTGAAGGTATTCAGGTATTTTATTAGGTTGTTTCTTAAAAAGGCTTTGAATTATCTCCTCGCAAATAGCAACAGTTCCTGCAAATGCGATAGACATTCTTCTCTGTAAAATATGAACTTTTAAACTACCTTCTTCAGGTGCTAGTCTTAATTTTTGTTCTCCAAAAACTGTTGAATCGTCACTTTCGATTGATACTTTTGTGTCTGAAAAAAAGAAACATTCCTTGTTCTGTATTTTTGCAATGATTATGGACAATTCGTTCTGTTTTTTATTACTGCCAACGTTGTTCTTTACTTTACCTCATCAATAAAGTAGTTATTATATTTACTAAGAAACAAGAGGAGAACTAAAACGTTGTTTTGAATATCAGTTCCTTTACACGTATCAGTCCTCTTGTTCTTCTTAGGTTGCTTTAGGACCATTTGGAATACCAGGAATTACTTTCTATTAAAGGTGATAGTCATTGCAACATTTATTAACAATTTCTTATTTACAAGAAATAATATTTAAAAATATGAAAAATTATTCAGATGTTATTGGTATTGATGTATCTAAATTAACCTTAGATGCACATATTCACAACAGAGTGGTACACCGCGTATTTTCAAATACGCCTAAAGGGTACAAAGCACTTTTGTCTTGGACAGAAACGTACTTAAAAGAACAGGTTTATTTTTTCTGTTTTGAGAATACAGGACATTACTCTACAAACCTTAGTGTTTATCTGTCAGAAAATGATTTAGATTACTTTGAAGAAAGCCCATTAGCAATTAACCGCTCGTCAGGTGTTGTTAGAGGAAAAACAGATAAGCTTGATTCAGCTATGATTGCTAGATATGCTTGGCTTTACAAAGAAGAACTTGTTTTAAGCAGTCCAAAAGAACAAGATATTCAAGAATTAGGACGCCTGTTATCCTTTAGAGATCAGTTGGTAAGAGACCGCACGGGTAAAATGAGTAGTCTCAAAGAAATGCAAACCTTGCTTAGCAGTCCATCAACTGATGATTGCTGTAACATTATCAAAAAAACCATTCATTATCTTACAAAACAAATTATAGCATTAGAGAACCATATAAAAAACCTAATGAGTAAGGATGAATCATTACAAAAGAATTATGAGCTTTTAAATACCTTAAAAGGCGTTGGATTAGTGCTTTCTTGTCAGCTGTTATATCACACGAGTAACTTTAAACGATTTGATAGTTGGCGTCAGTTTTCAAGTTATTGTGGTGTAGCTCCTTTTGAGCACAGTTCTGGAACTAGCATACATCGAAAAAATAGAATTCATCACATAGGAGATAGGAAGATGAAAACACTGTTAACACTAGCCAGTGTTAGTGCGATACAATGCGACCAAGAATTAAAACAATATTATAATAAAAAAGTTTCAGAAGGAAAACCAAAAATGGTTGCTATCAATAATGTTAGAAATAAGATTTTATCAAGAGCTTTTGCAGTAGTAAAAAGAGGAACTCCTTATGTCGTATTACAAAAATTTGTAGCTTAAAAAAAATATTTTATTTAATTAGTATTTGACCTTGGAATACGTATATGGTTTGTTGCGTGTTTTAAGCACCTAATTTAGCAAGTACAAACCAAATAGAAAATCCGCGAGGATTTTCGTAAGTAGGCTAGAACTAGCAATAAATTATATACGGTGTTGTACGCAGGCTTTTATTCATTCTTTATTTTTATAAATCTAATTTCATTCGAGTCGTAAAGATTAAATATTATTTTTTCGTTTCCATTTCCTCCAAATTGTGAAGCATATTCAATTAAATTTCCATTCTCGTGATAAAATTCAAATTGTCCATCAATTCCTCCAGTTTTCCAAGTTCCGCTTTTTGCAATTCCAACATTTTCTTTTCCATTAAATTTATAAGTTCCGTCCGCAAATAAATTCAATTCAGAGTTAGTTTTTTCTTTTCCTTTTTCAACAGTTTGAATTTCATAAGTTCCAGAAAATTCCTCCATTTCACTTTTATTAAAAGAAGGAACTGCTATTAAATACCAAAATGCAATTAAACCAAAACACATTATTGGAACTGTTCCAATTCCGAATGCAATTTTTTTCAGTTTTTGAGATTTCTTAAATATTCCAAATAATAATACAATCAGAGAAATTAACAGAAATATTCCACCAATAAAAATTAATAATATGAATAGTAAACTTTCCAGCATAATGTTTTTTTAGCTTGCGTACAACGGTTAGTATATGAAGCGCAGCCTGCCGATAGGCGGCTATGATTTCATATACAGTGTTGTACGCTGGCTATTTTTTTTTGCTATTCTCTTGATTAGTTTTAGAGGGTTAATTGCTTTTTAGTTTTTCGGCTACTTCATCATAGTATTCCTGTGTTACTACTTCAGTCCAAGTAGTTGGTTGTCCACCGCCATATAAAGCCAAATATGTTACATCACTAAGCTTTGAGGAGGAA is part of the Polaribacter sp. SA4-10 genome and harbors:
- a CDS encoding DUF4373 domain-containing protein yields the protein MDTTIFLNRKIKRLIKNFSGNGFLIYSFILTEIYRDKGYFLEWDNDADFDIFEALNISENLVNEVVNYSCLIGLFNQELWEEKNIITTKNIQEFWAKVAKIVKRKNQAVISDFLVKT
- a CDS encoding IS110 family transposase is translated as MKNYSDVIGIDVSKLTLDAHIHNRVVHRVFSNTPKGYKALLSWTETYLKEQVYFFCFENTGHYSTNLSVYLSENDLDYFEESPLAINRSSGVVRGKTDKLDSAMIARYAWLYKEELVLSSPKEQDIQELGRLLSFRDQLVRDRTGKMSSLKEMQTLLSSPSTDDCCNIIKKTIHYLTKQIIALENHIKNLMSKDESLQKNYELLNTLKGVGLVLSCQLLYHTSNFKRFDSWRQFSSYCGVAPFEHSSGTSIHRKNRIHHIGDRKMKTLLTLASVSAIQCDQELKQYYNKKVSEGKPKMVAINNVRNKILSRAFAVVKRGTPYVVLQKFVA